A window of Psychroflexus sp. ALD_RP9 contains these coding sequences:
- a CDS encoding glycosyltransferase family A protein, translating to MNKSKLDFLDDMFPFHDWQNLNLVIVNQSKTQELQSSFNNHCIINSTEFGLSKSRNLALAHCKTNFAVIADDDVIYEPDCLINYIEAINTVQDVALFSFQMRNANHKPAKKYPKTSCLFRRAPKKFKASSVEMLLNMKLTKLNHLKFDPLFGLGAVFKCGEDEVFLNEILSKKLRWYFINKIVLKHPEQSTGQKQHELNYITTKTVLKYRTYGKFVYLWLFKFLFYLLRNNYINYTEVPQTFRACQKAISLYKSLERKEM from the coding sequence ATGAATAAGTCTAAACTTGATTTTTTAGACGATATGTTTCCGTTTCATGATTGGCAAAACTTAAACTTAGTTATTGTTAATCAAAGTAAAACCCAAGAATTACAATCTTCTTTCAACAATCACTGTATTATAAACTCAACTGAATTTGGTTTAAGTAAAAGCCGAAATCTAGCTTTAGCGCATTGTAAAACAAACTTTGCAGTTATCGCTGATGATGATGTTATTTATGAACCAGATTGTTTGATAAATTATATTGAAGCTATTAACACAGTTCAAGATGTAGCTTTATTCTCTTTTCAGATGCGAAACGCTAATCATAAACCCGCCAAAAAATATCCTAAGACTTCGTGTTTGTTTCGTAGAGCACCAAAAAAATTTAAAGCTTCTTCAGTTGAAATGCTTTTAAATATGAAGCTCACAAAACTAAACCATCTAAAATTTGATCCCTTATTTGGTTTAGGCGCTGTTTTTAAATGTGGAGAAGATGAGGTTTTTTTAAATGAAATCTTATCAAAAAAACTGCGTTGGTATTTTATTAATAAAATAGTTTTGAAGCATCCAGAACAAAGTACAGGTCAAAAACAACATGAATTAAATTACATCACCACTAAAACCGTTTTAAAATATAGAACTTACGGTAAATTTGTTTACTTATGGCTTTTTAAATTTTTGTTTTATTTATTAAGGAATAATTATATAAATTATACTGAAGTTCCACAGACATTTAGAGCATGTCAAAAAGCAATTAGTCTTTATAAATCTTTAGAACGTAAAGAAATGTAA
- a CDS encoding M3 family metallopeptidase, translated as MKISKNTIIILALGLGLTACKNEANKDEPEMSTNTLLQAWDGPYQGVPAFNQMKVEELEEAMDKAIEIHLKEIEAIAQNPEPANFENTIAAMERSGKVIDRVYTYYGIWSSNKSSPEFRAVQEKLSPKISDYSSKINQNKALFQRIKTVFEKSQKKPLKPQQQRVVDLIYKNFEMRGANLNEEDKKRYAAINKELAKLYTQFSNNVLHDEENYVTYLDSTQLDGLPKSFVSAAKKAAEERDQPNLFAITNTRSSMDPFLTYSTNRKLRQQVWENYYSRGDNKDEYDNNDLVKQILTLRDERVELLGYENYAEWRLQDRMAKNPENAMKLLMEVWPAAIARVEEEVADMQEVAKNEGKNIKIKPWDYRFYAEKVRQKKYNLDSDEVKEYLVLENLTDAIFYVAGRLFDFKFEEIRDGSVPVFHEDVKVYEVTKLSDGTHVGLFYLDPYARKGKRSGAWATTYRSYTSFDGETNVLASNNSNFVEAKEGEPILVSWDDAETFFHEFGHALHFLSSNVKYPTLNGGVRDYTEFQSQLLERWLSTDEVINQFLKHYKTGKPMPKTLVAKIKKASTFNQGFASTEFLASAIMDMKYHTTDPKSINPREFEKETLKAIGMPDEIVMRHRTPHFGHVFSGEGYATGYYGYLWADVLTSDAAEAFAEADGGFYDTALSEKLVKYLFEPRNAIDPVEAFRKFRGRDAKIDALMRDRGFPIPDSN; from the coding sequence ATGAAAATCTCAAAAAATACAATTATCATTTTAGCCTTAGGCCTTGGCTTAACCGCATGTAAAAATGAAGCCAATAAAGATGAACCTGAAATGAGTACTAACACATTATTACAAGCCTGGGATGGCCCATATCAAGGCGTACCAGCTTTCAACCAAATGAAGGTTGAAGAACTTGAAGAAGCTATGGACAAAGCCATAGAAATACATCTTAAAGAAATAGAAGCAATTGCTCAAAATCCCGAGCCTGCTAACTTCGAAAATACCATTGCAGCAATGGAGCGTTCAGGTAAAGTTATTGATCGTGTTTACACTTACTATGGCATTTGGAGCAGTAATAAATCTAGCCCTGAGTTTAGAGCTGTACAAGAAAAACTATCACCTAAAATCTCTGATTACTCCTCTAAAATCAATCAAAATAAAGCCTTATTTCAACGTATTAAAACCGTTTTTGAAAAAAGTCAAAAAAAGCCGCTTAAACCACAACAGCAACGTGTTGTCGACTTAATTTACAAAAACTTTGAAATGCGTGGTGCCAACCTAAATGAAGAAGACAAAAAACGCTATGCCGCTATCAATAAAGAATTAGCAAAGCTATACACGCAGTTTTCTAACAACGTGTTACATGACGAAGAAAACTATGTCACTTATTTAGACAGTACTCAATTAGACGGCTTACCAAAATCATTTGTAAGTGCCGCTAAAAAAGCCGCTGAAGAACGTGATCAACCCAATTTATTTGCCATCACTAACACACGTTCGTCTATGGATCCGTTTTTAACTTACTCAACAAATCGTAAATTAAGACAACAAGTTTGGGAAAATTATTATTCACGTGGTGATAATAAAGACGAATATGACAATAACGATCTAGTAAAACAAATACTAACATTACGTGATGAAAGAGTTGAACTACTCGGGTATGAAAATTATGCAGAATGGCGTTTGCAAGACCGCATGGCTAAAAATCCTGAAAACGCAATGAAATTATTAATGGAGGTTTGGCCAGCTGCAATCGCAAGAGTTGAAGAAGAAGTTGCAGACATGCAAGAGGTTGCTAAGAATGAAGGTAAAAACATTAAGATAAAACCCTGGGATTATAGATTTTACGCAGAAAAAGTACGACAAAAAAAATATAATTTAGATTCTGATGAGGTTAAAGAATATTTGGTTCTCGAAAACCTTACAGATGCTATATTTTATGTAGCTGGTCGTTTATTCGATTTTAAATTTGAAGAAATTAGAGATGGTAGCGTTCCTGTATTTCATGAAGATGTTAAAGTTTATGAAGTTACCAAATTATCAGATGGTACTCATGTTGGTTTATTTTATTTAGATCCTTATGCTAGAAAAGGAAAGCGGTCTGGCGCATGGGCTACAACTTATCGGTCTTACACCTCATTTGATGGCGAAACCAACGTATTAGCCTCAAATAATTCAAACTTTGTTGAAGCTAAAGAAGGTGAACCTATCTTAGTATCATGGGATGATGCTGAAACTTTTTTCCACGAATTTGGTCATGCGTTACATTTTCTAAGTTCAAATGTAAAATACCCAACTTTAAATGGTGGTGTTCGTGATTACACAGAATTCCAATCACAACTACTTGAGCGTTGGCTATCTACTGATGAAGTAATTAATCAATTTTTAAAACATTATAAGACTGGCAAACCAATGCCTAAGACCTTAGTTGCTAAAATTAAAAAAGCATCTACATTTAATCAAGGCTTTGCTTCAACAGAGTTTCTAGCATCTGCTATTATGGATATGAAATATCATACCACAGATCCTAAAAGCATCAACCCACGCGAATTTGAAAAAGAAACACTTAAAGCTATTGGTATGCCCGATGAAATTGTCATGCGCCATCGTACACCACATTTTGGCCATGTATTTTCAGGTGAAGGATATGCTACAGGTTATTATGGTTACTTATGGGCAGATGTATTAACCTCAGATGCTGCCGAAGCTTTTGCAGAAGCTGATGGAGGTTTTTATGACACTGCACTTTCTGAAAAATTAGTAAAATATTTATTTGAACCTCGCAATGCCATAGACCCTGTTGAGGCTTTTAGAAAATTTAGAGGTCGTGATGCAAAAATTGACGCCTTAATGCGTGATCGTGGTTTTCCAATACCAGATTCTAATTAA
- a CDS encoding T9SS type A sorting domain-containing protein, whose product MRYFVLLSFLFISLSCFAQSYESYRVGNSENIDITPTFGVCLMGGGTENDNAMQWFLNLANSGDVLVLRTSGSDAYNTYFYNELGVTLNSVETLVISSSQASQENYIINRINQAEAIWFAGGNQSNYLDFFKSNAINEAINHHINIKQGAIGGTSAGMAILGDYYFSASNGTVTSSEALFNPYHPNISLGESDFLNIPILETTITDTHFDNPDRKGRLSVFLARLLLNNPNTSVKGIAAEEFTAICIDQNAMAKVYGDYPEFEDYAYFIQTNCELTPPETIEQNEAITWSVNQSAIDVIKIPATPTGTYQLDLNDWQTSNWLTWEHWYINDGNFNFSSSSPRNCTQLSVDNFTANQVKAYPNPFLEYVYLNLPASYKIKSVYNSKGQIVKHTFLGKQLRLNSQSKGVYYVCIESNSGEISYLSLLKH is encoded by the coding sequence ATGCGTTATTTTGTTTTGCTATCATTCCTCTTTATTAGTTTAAGCTGCTTTGCACAAAGTTATGAGTCTTATCGGGTTGGTAACTCAGAAAATATTGACATTACACCAACTTTTGGTGTCTGTTTAATGGGTGGTGGCACAGAAAATGACAATGCCATGCAATGGTTTTTAAATTTGGCAAATTCTGGTGATGTTTTAGTTTTACGTACAAGTGGTAGTGATGCTTATAATACCTATTTTTATAATGAATTGGGAGTCACTTTAAATTCAGTCGAGACTTTGGTGATTTCTAGCAGTCAAGCTTCTCAAGAAAATTATATTATTAATAGGATTAACCAAGCTGAAGCGATTTGGTTTGCTGGAGGAAATCAATCTAATTATCTTGATTTTTTTAAGTCTAATGCCATTAATGAAGCGATTAATCATCATATTAATATTAAACAGGGTGCTATAGGAGGTACAAGTGCAGGTATGGCCATTTTAGGAGATTATTACTTCTCTGCATCTAATGGTACAGTTACATCTTCTGAGGCATTATTTAACCCATATCATCCCAATATCAGCTTAGGTGAAAGCGATTTTTTAAATATACCTATATTAGAGACAACAATTACAGATACGCATTTTGACAACCCTGACCGTAAAGGTCGCTTATCAGTTTTTTTGGCTCGCTTGTTATTAAATAACCCTAATACATCAGTAAAAGGAATTGCTGCTGAAGAGTTTACGGCTATTTGTATAGATCAAAATGCTATGGCTAAGGTTTATGGTGATTATCCTGAGTTTGAAGATTACGCTTATTTTATACAAACCAATTGTGAACTTACACCACCAGAAACTATAGAACAAAATGAAGCCATCACTTGGAGTGTAAATCAGTCTGCGATAGATGTTATTAAAATTCCAGCGACACCAACAGGAACTTACCAATTAGATTTAAATGATTGGCAAACTTCTAATTGGTTAACTTGGGAGCATTGGTATATAAATGATGGAAACTTCAACTTTTCTAGTTCATCACCAAGAAATTGTACTCAACTTTCGGTAGATAATTTTACTGCAAACCAAGTTAAAGCTTATCCCAATCCTTTTTTAGAATATGTGTACTTAAATTTACCTGCTAGTTACAAAATTAAATCAGTTTATAATTCTAAAGGTCAAATTGTTAAACACACTTTTTTAGGTAAACAATTGCGGTTAAACTCACAATCTAAAGGAGTTTACTACGTTTGTATTGAATCTAACTCTGGTGAAATTAGCTATCTTAGTCTTTTAAAACACTAA
- a CDS encoding sulfatase-like hydrolase/transferase yields MKFVKHLSFWILPALLVNTIELIYYEFDTYLIQNLVENLSIGLVLCLIVEVFKNRLKSFLLIAIYAFHLSFIALESLFYASFNTFFSASAIYIFLETNQAEAQEFINTYVSFNLIAVILVIVILSFSYQKFGLLKKASFFSKHKPLSLILSFIILLILKFTGYIVPNFTYITTRSVVKYYVESQKFKDLKISQPISPDFQVTSKLNDDAQTYVLVIGESTTRSALGIYGNSRNTTPKLSQLSSELEIYNNVISSQTHTIEALRESLTLNHLKAAQDISILQLMNKAGFKTFWLSNQRPVGLHETLLTKISLAADEVVYTNTAKWGSKTPLDEVLLPYLEKALNDSAQKKFIVLNLLATHNEYQKRYPPNFETFTNPPETKFPSTEAYQKINAYHNSVVYVDYLLNEIITKVKAKDALSYVLYFSDHGDEVYKDENFIGHNDGYKATASMFEIPFFLWQSNKYKQLNNLNIAVDRPYVMRDFIHSFIDLSHLKFDAYHPEKSIFSKDFKVNNDRVVGKSIHYDKAFKN; encoded by the coding sequence ATGAAATTTGTAAAACACCTTAGTTTTTGGATTCTACCAGCTTTATTAGTTAATACTATAGAACTGATTTACTATGAATTTGATACGTATTTGATTCAAAATTTAGTAGAAAATTTGAGCATTGGCTTAGTGTTGTGTTTAATCGTTGAAGTATTTAAAAACAGGTTGAAGTCATTTCTGTTAATAGCAATTTATGCTTTTCATTTAAGCTTTATAGCTTTAGAAAGCCTTTTTTATGCCAGTTTCAATACATTTTTTAGTGCATCTGCGATTTATATTTTTTTAGAAACCAACCAAGCCGAAGCACAAGAATTTATCAATACCTATGTTAGTTTTAACTTAATTGCAGTAATTCTTGTAATCGTTATTTTAAGTTTTTCGTATCAAAAATTTGGCTTATTAAAAAAAGCTTCATTTTTCTCAAAACACAAACCACTAAGCTTAATACTATCTTTTATTATTTTACTAATATTAAAGTTTACTGGATACATCGTACCAAATTTTACTTATATTACAACTAGGAGCGTAGTTAAATACTATGTTGAAAGTCAAAAATTTAAAGATTTAAAAATTAGTCAACCTATATCGCCAGATTTTCAAGTTACTTCAAAATTGAATGATGATGCCCAAACTTATGTTTTAGTTATAGGTGAATCAACTACAAGATCGGCTTTAGGGATTTATGGTAATAGTAGAAACACAACACCTAAACTAAGTCAACTTTCATCTGAATTAGAGATCTACAACAATGTTATTAGCTCGCAAACTCATACTATAGAAGCTTTAAGAGAAAGCTTAACATTAAATCACTTAAAAGCAGCACAAGATATTTCTATATTACAGCTTATGAATAAAGCTGGTTTTAAAACGTTTTGGTTATCTAACCAACGTCCAGTAGGTTTACACGAAACATTATTAACAAAAATTTCTTTAGCAGCAGATGAAGTTGTTTATACAAATACTGCAAAATGGGGAAGTAAAACACCTTTAGATGAAGTTCTATTGCCCTATTTAGAAAAGGCATTAAACGATTCTGCTCAAAAAAAATTTATTGTTTTAAACTTATTGGCTACACATAACGAATACCAAAAGCGGTATCCACCAAATTTTGAAACTTTCACCAATCCACCTGAAACTAAGTTTCCTTCAACCGAAGCCTATCAAAAAATTAATGCGTATCATAATTCGGTTGTATATGTAGACTATTTATTGAATGAGATAATTACAAAAGTTAAAGCTAAAGATGCACTCAGTTATGTTTTATATTTTTCAGATCACGGTGACGAAGTTTATAAAGATGAAAACTTTATAGGCCATAATGATGGTTATAAAGCTACTGCTTCTATGTTCGAAATACCTTTCTTTTTATGGCAATCTAACAAATATAAGCAACTAAATAACTTAAATATCGCAGTAGATCGACCTTATGTTATGCGAGATTTCATCCATTCATTTATAGACTTATCTCATTTAAAATTTGATGCCTATCATCCTGAAAAGAGTATCTTTTCTAAAGACTTTAAAGTTAATAATGATCGTGTTGTTGGCAAATCAATTCATTATGACAAAGCATTTAAAAATTGA
- a CDS encoding Gfo/Idh/MocA family protein: protein MLKVGVLGSGHLGKIHLRLLKASNKYELVGFFDPNKETAEKVSKEFGYKNFETLNDLIKTVDVIDIVTPTLAHFEVAKQCIEAGKHIFIEKPITNTVKEAEQLIDLAKKYQVKGQVGHVERFNPAFRAALPSFNNPMFIETHRLAEFNPRGTDVPVVLDLMIHDIDAILSVVKSPVKHINASGVSVISDTPDIANARIQFENGCVANLTASRISLKNMRKSRFFQKDAYVSVDFLEKKTEVVRMKDAPKNPGDFDMILQNAEGVKKQIYFENPKVDQNNAILDELETFADAINNNTPPIVSLEQGTEALRIAKQIINAFDN, encoded by the coding sequence ATGTTAAAAGTTGGTGTGCTCGGTTCTGGGCATTTAGGGAAAATTCATTTACGCTTATTAAAAGCCTCGAATAAATATGAATTAGTTGGTTTTTTTGATCCTAATAAAGAAACTGCTGAAAAAGTTTCAAAAGAATTTGGATATAAAAACTTTGAAACATTAAATGACCTTATTAAAACTGTAGATGTTATTGATATTGTAACACCGACCTTAGCCCATTTTGAAGTTGCCAAGCAATGCATTGAAGCTGGTAAGCATATTTTTATCGAAAAACCGATTACAAATACAGTTAAAGAAGCTGAACAGCTCATCGATTTAGCAAAAAAATATCAAGTTAAAGGTCAAGTAGGACATGTAGAACGTTTTAATCCAGCTTTTAGAGCGGCTTTACCAAGCTTTAACAACCCTATGTTTATTGAAACTCATCGTTTAGCCGAGTTTAATCCAAGAGGAACTGATGTACCTGTTGTTCTAGATTTAATGATACATGACATTGATGCCATTTTAAGTGTTGTTAAATCACCTGTAAAACATATTAATGCCAGTGGAGTTTCAGTAATTTCTGACACACCTGATATTGCAAATGCTAGAATTCAATTTGAAAATGGCTGTGTAGCAAACTTAACGGCTAGTCGCATTTCGCTTAAAAATATGAGAAAATCACGCTTTTTTCAAAAAGATGCTTATGTCTCGGTAGATTTTTTAGAGAAAAAAACAGAAGTTGTTCGCATGAAAGATGCGCCTAAAAACCCTGGTGATTTTGATATGATTTTACAAAATGCTGAAGGCGTCAAAAAACAAATCTATTTTGAAAATCCAAAAGTCGACCAAAACAATGCTATTCTTGATGAACTCGAAACCTTTGCAGATGCTATTAATAACAATACACCACCAATAGTTAGTCTTGAGCAAGGCACAGAAGCTTTAAGAATTGCCAAACAAATAATAAACGCATTTGATAATTAA
- a CDS encoding cell division ATP-binding protein FtsE, giving the protein MSSTILELKNASIYQRESLILSEVNISINKGEFVYLIGKTGTGKSSFMKTLYGDLPLNHGSGHIVNIDLRKLKEKQIPQLRRKLGVVFQDFKLLNDRTIKDNLWFVLKATGWKNKQEMEQKIDEVLEKVGMRTKNFKFPYQLSGGEQQRIAIARALLNDPELILADEPTGNLDPQTSIEVMEVLQQINKNGNTILMATHDYALLLKYPSKTLKCDGQKVFEVVQKTQKQV; this is encoded by the coding sequence ATGTCTTCAACTATTTTAGAGTTAAAAAATGCAAGTATATACCAGCGTGAAAGCCTTATTCTATCTGAAGTTAACATTAGCATCAATAAAGGCGAATTTGTATATTTAATTGGTAAAACTGGTACTGGTAAGAGTAGTTTTATGAAAACGCTTTATGGCGATTTACCTCTAAATCATGGTAGCGGACACATTGTTAATATTGATTTGAGAAAACTAAAAGAAAAGCAAATTCCGCAACTAAGAAGAAAGTTAGGTGTTGTATTTCAAGATTTTAAATTGTTAAATGACCGCACAATTAAAGATAACTTATGGTTTGTTTTAAAAGCCACTGGTTGGAAAAACAAACAAGAAATGGAACAAAAAATTGATGAAGTTCTTGAAAAAGTTGGCATGCGCACAAAAAATTTCAAGTTTCCTTACCAACTCTCAGGTGGTGAGCAACAACGCATCGCTATTGCCAGAGCTTTACTAAACGATCCAGAACTCATTTTAGCCGATGAACCAACTGGAAACCTTGACCCACAAACTTCGATTGAAGTTATGGAAGTTTTACAGCAAATTAATAAAAACGGAAATACAATTTTGATGGCTACTCATGATTACGCACTTTTATTGAAGTATCCTTCTAAAACTCTTAAATGTGATGGCCAAAAAGTATTTGAAGTCGTCCAAAAAACACAAAAACAAGTTTAG
- a CDS encoding O-antigen translocase, with protein MKKLRSLFNRSELLKVGTTNSVSLLIKLISAFITSKLTAIFLGSTGISLLGNWRNATELIQKISTGSIHNAVIKYAADSQTSVQESKAFQSTLFYISCAICALVMLTCFIFADAINNFVFIQQNHSDLIRILAFVLPLYVINIHLQSILKAYQKFNTVVKINIFGHIFNLLFFITCLYFYGLKGALLSVAIVPCLLGLYSIYVAYKSNLVFYKFQFSEVKKIYVLGFRDYAFMTIISTLIFPLTYLNIRNLLVDELSLEASGYWEAMFRISTLYITFAISLINLMILPKLANSKTVKDFRQIVFQFYKQFMPFFIVGLVLVFFLKGYIVKIVLTKEFLPTTQLFLWQEVGDLFRVLALVLVAQFHAKKMIWHYVITDVLLAFSLYFSTFLLINQFGLKSAVIGHTISYAAYFLIILIIFKSTLFAHKSI; from the coding sequence TTGAAGAAATTACGGTCTTTATTTAATCGTTCTGAACTACTAAAAGTTGGTACAACAAACTCTGTATCTTTATTGATTAAGTTAATTTCAGCTTTTATCACTTCTAAATTAACGGCAATATTTTTAGGTTCAACAGGGATTAGTTTATTAGGAAATTGGCGCAATGCAACAGAGTTAATTCAAAAAATTAGTACAGGAAGCATTCATAATGCGGTTATTAAGTACGCTGCAGATTCACAAACTTCTGTACAAGAATCGAAAGCATTTCAGTCAACTTTATTTTATATCAGTTGTGCAATTTGTGCCCTTGTCATGCTTACATGTTTCATCTTTGCAGATGCGATTAACAATTTTGTTTTTATTCAGCAAAACCATAGCGACTTAATTAGAATCTTAGCTTTTGTATTGCCGCTATATGTGATTAATATTCATTTACAATCTATTTTAAAAGCCTATCAAAAATTTAATACAGTTGTTAAAATCAATATTTTCGGGCATATATTTAATTTATTGTTTTTTATAACTTGTCTCTATTTTTATGGTCTTAAAGGTGCTTTGTTAAGTGTTGCAATTGTCCCTTGTTTACTTGGACTTTATAGCATTTATGTTGCTTATAAATCTAATCTGGTTTTTTATAAATTTCAATTTTCTGAAGTTAAAAAAATCTATGTGTTAGGATTTAGAGATTATGCATTCATGACTATAATATCAACCTTAATTTTTCCGTTAACCTATTTAAATATTCGAAATTTACTTGTAGATGAATTAAGCTTAGAAGCTTCTGGATATTGGGAAGCTATGTTTAGAATTTCAACACTTTATATCACCTTTGCTATTTCATTAATCAATTTAATGATTTTACCAAAATTAGCTAACTCTAAAACAGTAAAAGATTTTAGACAAATTGTATTTCAGTTTTATAAACAATTTATGCCTTTTTTTATTGTTGGATTAGTACTTGTTTTTTTTCTTAAAGGTTATATTGTAAAAATTGTTCTCACAAAAGAATTTTTACCAACAACACAACTATTTTTATGGCAAGAAGTTGGTGATTTATTTCGTGTTTTGGCTTTGGTTTTAGTTGCTCAGTTTCACGCAAAAAAAATGATATGGCATTACGTAATCACTGATGTTTTACTAGCATTTAGCTTGTATTTTTCAACATTTTTATTGATCAATCAATTTGGTTTAAAATCTGCTGTTATTGGTCATACCATAAGTTATGCGGCTTATTTTTTAATAATTCTAATTATATTTAAAAGCACTTTATTTGCTCATAAGTCGATATGA
- a CDS encoding protein-L-isoaspartate(D-aspartate) O-methyltransferase — translation MKDNFRQQGKRKQLVKLLEEKGITNKNVLNAINVIPRHLFMDSSFEDHAYQDKAFPIAAGQTISQPYTVAFQSELLNLKPNDKVLEIGTGSGYQTAVLCELGAKVFTIERQQELYKKTSKFLAQLGYRPKYISFGDGYKGLPNYAPFDQIIVTAGAPFIPKPLLAQLKIGGRLVIPVGEDPQIMNRLTRTSAKAFEKESFGEFRFVPLLENKS, via the coding sequence GTGAAAGATAATTTTAGGCAGCAAGGTAAACGTAAGCAACTCGTAAAGTTGTTAGAAGAAAAAGGAATAACCAACAAAAATGTACTTAATGCGATTAATGTGATACCAAGACATTTATTTATGGATAGTAGTTTTGAGGATCATGCCTATCAAGATAAAGCTTTTCCAATAGCTGCTGGACAAACCATTTCGCAGCCTTATACAGTTGCCTTTCAGTCTGAATTATTAAACCTTAAACCTAATGATAAAGTATTAGAAATTGGTACTGGAAGTGGTTATCAAACTGCTGTTTTGTGCGAATTAGGGGCAAAAGTTTTTACGATTGAGCGTCAACAAGAGTTATATAAAAAAACTAGTAAATTTTTAGCTCAACTAGGCTACAGACCTAAGTATATTAGTTTTGGTGATGGTTACAAGGGTTTACCAAATTATGCACCTTTTGACCAAATAATTGTAACTGCCGGAGCACCTTTTATTCCGAAACCTCTACTAGCTCAGTTAAAAATAGGTGGTAGGCTTGTGATTCCTGTTGGTGAAGACCCTCAAATCATGAACCGACTAACGAGAACATCTGCAAAAGCATTTGAAAAGGAAAGTTTTGGTGAATTTAGGTTTGTTCCTTTACTTGAAAATAAAAGCTAA
- a CDS encoding glycosyltransferase family 2 protein, whose amino-acid sequence MLSILIPCYNYNVTALVQALQKQIDTLKNNVEIIVLDDGKHSYNTVNKKLSDDEHLTYLQNKTNLGRTKSRQSLAEAAQFENLLFLDADVLPVQPHFLQKYLKFLNEDFGLIYGGNSYDYQLIDSSKILHYKFGKHREAKSLKERLKNPYLNFTSQNFIIKKSVFLNLNTNQTNKYGYDLVFSYKLKQLKIQVLQIDNPVFHKGLNDNQAFLKKSLQAVTNLVEFERKAEISMTHTRLQQVYQKLINYKLTRVFNAIIYVIKPILKRNLKSSKPKLIALDLMKLQHYISLRSKDL is encoded by the coding sequence ATGCTAAGTATTTTAATTCCCTGTTATAATTATAATGTTACAGCATTAGTTCAAGCGCTTCAAAAACAAATTGATACGCTTAAAAATAATGTTGAAATTATAGTTTTAGATGATGGTAAGCACTCTTACAACACAGTAAATAAGAAGCTGAGTGATGATGAACACCTCACCTACTTACAAAACAAAACCAACTTAGGACGAACTAAGTCACGACAAAGTTTAGCAGAAGCAGCTCAATTTGAAAATTTACTTTTTTTAGATGCTGATGTATTACCAGTTCAACCTCATTTCCTTCAGAAATACCTAAAATTTCTTAATGAAGATTTTGGTTTGATTTACGGCGGAAATTCTTATGATTACCAATTAATTGATAGTTCTAAAATACTTCATTATAAGTTCGGAAAGCATCGAGAAGCTAAAAGTCTAAAAGAACGTTTGAAAAATCCCTACTTGAATTTCACATCGCAAAACTTCATTATTAAAAAATCAGTTTTCCTTAATTTAAACACAAATCAAACTAATAAATATGGTTACGATTTGGTATTTAGCTATAAATTAAAGCAACTAAAAATTCAAGTATTACAAATTGATAATCCTGTATTTCATAAAGGTTTAAATGATAATCAAGCATTTTTAAAAAAAAGCCTTCAAGCCGTTACTAATTTAGTTGAATTTGAGCGTAAAGCAGAAATTTCAATGACACATACTAGGCTTCAACAGGTTTACCAAAAATTAATTAATTATAAGTTAACTAGAGTTTTCAACGCTATAATTTATGTAATCAAACCCATTTTAAAGCGAAATTTAAAATCTTCAAAGCCTAAGCTAATAGCTTTAGATTTAATGAAATTACAGCATTACATTTCTTTACGTTCTAAAGATTTATAA